A section of the Puniceicoccaceae bacterium genome encodes:
- a CDS encoding ABC transporter ATP-binding protein: protein MMNSENAIEIEDIWKSYRTGAIRGQTLMRQIESRIALVLGKQDPNSKILQREELTSQTAEKNQKFWAVRGVGFSVKKGEVVALLGRNGAGKSTLLQILCRITEADRGVVRVRGKVASLLGAGVGFNDEMTGRENVYLNGSILGMTPDQIAEKIEDIANFAEIPQFLDTPVKRYSSGMRSRLGFSVAVHLDCDIMILDEVFAAGDRVFRLKCIERMRELAGSGRTILIVTHMPKLLTGICERGIVLRNGRRIFDGDLAHAVDLYLEKESRECLSQSSNSMECDTEASCIIQNIQLSFFDRNSQVVDCVVPNTPLKLEISFDVLKNLKDLEVRILFRVKSHGAVIKLSSRENCRWSLGIGDRSNVELLIRRFPLVPETETIEYAIKIICYVGGVRLLIGEKNGELNVINNTPLIYPGLVICDASWNMNSKEKED from the coding sequence ATGATGAATTCCGAGAACGCTATTGAAATCGAAGACATTTGGAAGTCTTATCGAACCGGTGCAATCAGAGGCCAGACTTTGATGCGGCAGATTGAGTCCCGAATCGCGCTCGTATTGGGCAAACAAGACCCAAACTCCAAAATTCTTCAGCGCGAAGAATTAACTTCCCAAACTGCGGAAAAAAACCAAAAATTTTGGGCTGTTCGTGGTGTTGGATTCAGCGTCAAAAAAGGGGAAGTGGTTGCTTTGCTTGGACGAAACGGTGCTGGGAAATCAACGCTTTTGCAGATACTGTGTCGCATCACCGAAGCGGATCGAGGTGTGGTTCGCGTTCGCGGGAAGGTTGCTTCATTACTAGGCGCTGGAGTGGGGTTCAATGATGAAATGACTGGTCGGGAAAATGTTTATTTAAATGGTTCTATTCTTGGCATGACTCCCGATCAAATTGCTGAAAAGATAGAGGATATCGCGAATTTTGCCGAAATTCCGCAATTTCTCGACACACCCGTCAAAAGATACAGCAGTGGGATGCGATCCAGGCTTGGGTTTTCAGTAGCTGTGCACTTGGATTGTGACATTATGATTCTTGATGAAGTTTTTGCTGCTGGCGACAGGGTATTCCGTCTTAAGTGTATTGAACGCATGAGAGAATTGGCTGGGAGTGGACGAACGATTCTTATTGTAACCCATATGCCAAAGCTACTTACTGGCATATGTGAACGAGGAATAGTTTTAAGGAATGGAAGAAGGATATTTGATGGTGACTTAGCTCATGCTGTAGACCTATATTTGGAGAAAGAGTCAAGAGAATGCTTGAGCCAATCATCCAATTCGATGGAATGCGATACCGAGGCATCATGTATAATCCAAAACATTCAGTTGTCCTTTTTTGACAGAAATTCTCAAGTGGTTGATTGTGTGGTTCCAAATACTCCACTAAAGCTGGAAATTTCTTTCGATGTTCTGAAAAATCTGAAAGATCTGGAAGTAAGGATCCTTTTTCGAGTAAAATCACATGGTGCAGTAATTAAGTTGAGTTCTAGAGAAAATTGCCGTTGGAGTCTGGGAATAGGGGATAGGTCCAATGTTGAATTGCTAATCAGGAGATTCCCTTTAGTTCCAGAAACTGAAACAATTGAATATGCAATTAAAATTATTTGTTATGTTGGAGGTGTTCGATTGTTAATTGGCGAAAAAAATGGAGAATTGAATGTGATAAATAACACACCTTTGATTTATCCAGGTCTTGTTATTTGTGATGCTTCATGGAATATGAATTCAAAAGAAAAAGAGGATTAG
- a CDS encoding ABC transporter permease: MRVENRETSDDPEVAIIQPGEPIWRFHWNEVWQYRYLLKFLVLRDIRLIYKQTILGPVHLFIRPIIMTLVFQLVFSEFGQIPTDGIHPFLFYFANHTLWAFFAGVFTASSNVFSSGKTLMSKVYFPRIIPVFSAVLMNAVTLGIQLLFFLIVFTVFFLNGSTQALSFTSFAALIPILQMGLLAMGAGLIFATLTLRYRDLNSLASVIIQGMMYLSPVIYPLAVVPENYRLYASLNPISSAMELFRYSIFASGTISTELMLTGWFISGILLTLGLVSFNLIQRKFVDVV; encoded by the coding sequence ATGCGTGTTGAAAACCGAGAAACAAGTGATGATCCCGAGGTTGCGATTATTCAGCCGGGGGAGCCGATCTGGCGCTTCCACTGGAATGAAGTGTGGCAGTATCGCTATCTGCTGAAGTTCCTCGTGCTGCGGGACATTCGCCTGATCTACAAGCAGACGATCTTGGGTCCGGTGCACCTCTTCATCCGCCCCATCATCATGACGCTGGTTTTTCAGCTCGTGTTCAGCGAATTCGGACAAATCCCCACTGATGGCATTCATCCTTTTCTTTTTTACTTTGCCAATCATACCCTTTGGGCCTTTTTTGCGGGAGTGTTCACCGCATCGTCAAATGTGTTCTCGAGTGGAAAAACTCTCATGAGCAAAGTCTACTTTCCGCGAATCATTCCAGTTTTCAGCGCTGTGCTGATGAATGCAGTAACGCTAGGAATTCAATTGCTGTTTTTCTTGATTGTTTTCACGGTCTTTTTTCTGAACGGATCGACCCAAGCTCTATCCTTTACTTCGTTTGCGGCACTCATTCCAATTCTTCAAATGGGTTTGCTCGCGATGGGTGCGGGTTTGATTTTTGCAACACTCACACTGCGCTATCGAGACCTGAACTCGTTGGCAAGTGTGATCATCCAGGGTATGATGTATTTGAGTCCAGTGATCTACCCCTTGGCTGTCGTTCCTGAGAATTACAGATTGTATGCATCACTCAATCCGATTTCTAGCGCGATGGAATTGTTTCGTTACTCTATTTTTGCATCGGGAACAATTTCCACAGAATTGATGCTCACCGGTTGGTTCATTTCTGGGATTCTGCTAACTCTGGGACTTGTCTCTTTTAACCTTATACAACGAAAATTCGTTGATGTTGTCTGA
- the pseB gene encoding UDP-N-acetylglucosamine 4,6-dehydratase (inverting), whose product MLSGKSVLITGGTGSFGQAFVERVLKEYPDVHRLIVFSRDELKQHEMQQVFPVHQYPCMRYFIGDTRDLQRLQLALRSVDVVVHAAALKQVPAAEYNPMECVKTNVIGGQNVIDACLANGVKSVIALSTDKAASPINLYGATKLVSDKLFVSANQLAGDRDIRFSVVRYGNVAGSRGSVIPFFRKVVQDNLPELPITDERMTRFSITLQEGVDFVMRSLQRMQGGETFVPKIPSFRVMDLARIMAPDRKLKFVGIRPGEKLHEIMIPRDCSHECIEFEDHYVMKPSIHWARRGEFSTNRLGEVGRPVESDFEYSSQSNERFLSDAELADLVQRV is encoded by the coding sequence ATGTTGAGTGGAAAATCTGTCTTAATCACCGGTGGAACCGGTTCCTTTGGTCAGGCGTTTGTGGAGCGGGTGCTGAAAGAGTATCCGGATGTGCATCGCCTGATTGTGTTTTCCCGTGACGAGCTCAAGCAGCACGAGATGCAGCAGGTTTTCCCCGTGCACCAATACCCGTGCATGCGGTATTTTATTGGGGATACCCGGGATCTTCAGCGCTTGCAGCTGGCGCTTCGCAGTGTGGATGTCGTGGTACACGCTGCGGCACTCAAGCAAGTGCCAGCGGCAGAATACAACCCAATGGAGTGTGTGAAAACCAATGTCATTGGCGGGCAGAATGTCATTGACGCCTGCTTGGCGAACGGGGTGAAGAGCGTGATCGCGCTGTCCACCGACAAGGCGGCAAGTCCGATCAATCTCTACGGAGCCACCAAACTGGTGTCGGACAAACTTTTTGTCTCGGCAAATCAGCTTGCCGGGGACCGGGACATTCGTTTTTCGGTGGTGCGCTATGGCAACGTGGCGGGGTCGCGAGGTTCGGTGATTCCGTTTTTCCGCAAGGTAGTGCAGGACAATCTTCCCGAGCTTCCCATCACGGATGAACGCATGACGCGCTTCAGCATCACTCTGCAGGAGGGCGTGGATTTTGTGATGCGCTCATTGCAGCGCATGCAGGGAGGTGAAACATTTGTGCCGAAGATCCCCTCCTTTCGCGTGATGGATCTTGCGCGCATCATGGCACCGGATCGCAAGCTCAAATTCGTCGGCATTCGCCCGGGGGAGAAGTTACATGAGATCATGATTCCGAGGGATTGCAGTCACGAATGCATTGAATTTGAGGATCATTACGTGATGAAACCGTCCATTCATTGGGCACGGCGTGGAGAGTTTTCAACGAACCGGCTCGGCGAAGTGGGACGGCCTGTGGAATCGGATTTTGAGTACAGCTCGCAGAGTAACGAGCGATTTCTCAGCGATGCGGAACTGGCGGATCTGGTGCAGCGGGTATGA
- the pseC gene encoding UDP-4-amino-4,6-dideoxy-N-acetyl-beta-L-altrosamine transaminase, which yields MIPYGRQSIHEDDIAAVLRVLRSDYLTTGPEVEAFEQEFARYVGAEHAVAVSSATAALHLLMIAMKLNPGDRVLTSPNTFLSSANAVAFCGAIPDFCDTNASGNLDLRSLQECWQEDVRGVVVVDYAGQPADLPGISEWARSKGGFVIEDASHALGSRFERDQQRYFTGGHPWADATVFSFHPVKTLTTGEGGMITTADARLAEQLRRLRHHGVEREAERWLLADECGAGPWYYEMQELGYNYRITDLQCALGRSQLKRIEEIVQRRLDIVRAYDEAFHDLKGFSVPVMESWLQDSRITDVRCGWHLYSPQLDFAEWGSDRNSFMNDLRQLGVGSQVLYLPVHLQPWYRREFGYGPGKCPHAERFFEKTISLPLFAGMSDAQVSTVIQAVRSLAAKRR from the coding sequence ATGATTCCCTATGGGCGACAGTCGATCCATGAGGATGACATTGCGGCAGTGCTTCGAGTGTTGCGCTCGGATTATTTGACCACCGGTCCTGAAGTTGAAGCGTTTGAGCAGGAGTTTGCACGCTACGTAGGTGCTGAGCATGCGGTGGCGGTGAGCAGTGCAACTGCCGCGCTTCACCTGCTCATGATCGCGATGAAACTCAATCCGGGAGATCGTGTATTGACGAGTCCGAATACTTTCCTGTCCAGCGCGAATGCCGTTGCCTTTTGCGGTGCCATTCCAGACTTTTGTGATACCAATGCAAGTGGGAATCTGGATCTGCGGAGCCTGCAAGAGTGTTGGCAAGAGGATGTGCGGGGCGTGGTCGTGGTGGACTATGCCGGGCAACCCGCCGACCTGCCTGGGATTTCGGAATGGGCACGTTCAAAAGGTGGATTTGTGATCGAGGATGCGAGCCATGCGCTGGGTTCCCGTTTCGAGCGGGATCAACAGCGGTATTTTACGGGTGGTCATCCCTGGGCTGATGCGACGGTGTTTTCGTTTCATCCGGTGAAAACGCTGACGACTGGGGAGGGAGGCATGATCACAACCGCAGACGCACGACTGGCCGAGCAGCTGCGTCGGCTGCGCCATCATGGTGTGGAGCGCGAAGCGGAGCGATGGTTGCTGGCAGACGAATGCGGAGCGGGACCGTGGTACTATGAGATGCAGGAGTTAGGATACAACTACCGCATTACGGATCTGCAATGTGCGCTGGGGCGTTCGCAGTTGAAGCGGATCGAGGAAATAGTGCAGCGTCGGCTCGACATCGTGCGGGCCTACGATGAGGCATTTCACGATTTGAAGGGATTTAGCGTTCCTGTGATGGAATCGTGGCTGCAAGATTCCCGAATCACGGATGTTCGCTGCGGCTGGCATCTCTATTCTCCACAGCTTGATTTTGCAGAATGGGGATCAGACCGTAACAGCTTCATGAACGATCTTCGGCAACTGGGAGTGGGTTCGCAGGTGCTCTATTTGCCCGTGCACCTGCAGCCTTGGTATCGTCGAGAGTTCGGATATGGACCCGGAAAATGTCCGCACGCCGAACGTTTTTTTGAGAAAACGATCAGCCTGCCACTCTTCGCAGGAATGTCGGATGCACAGGTTTCCACGGTAATTCAAGCAGTTCGCAGCCTTGCTGCAAAGCGAAGGTAA
- a CDS encoding efflux RND transporter periplasmic adaptor subunit, translating to MHEPAITHPEDLEDSVETSSRFRRARKWIIWGFVAVLLAVGIYQFFSNAIPVAYVSRAEQKTARDIVFGIAELSDVHTLTLRFERGGTVLNDQVSIGQDVARGQLLMQLDTEELELAMELLMIEEAYQETEGKLPRDDEIELRRKRGGLRRTAELLSQGRIPQEELEKAERELAQAEDNLARRELREELDLKTLQNNIEKTQYSLDRMELHSPIDGTIVEVMARKGDHVQQGQAVIRMIDERRLIVGLISETDYDRVKVGYPVELRLKAFPNTVFQGEVAQILPTANPETQKFEIYIDAEMAPEQRVPGLTGEIIVIADSRPNAVVVPSQAVYEGHVLVVENRRIRKQPVTIGFSNLLEIEILEGLKPGEIVVTESNHQFKDGQLVRMEWEHLNPLRRFDN from the coding sequence ATGCATGAACCAGCCATAACCCACCCCGAAGACTTGGAGGATTCCGTTGAAACTTCCAGCCGGTTTCGTCGTGCACGCAAGTGGATCATCTGGGGATTCGTTGCGGTTTTGCTGGCAGTTGGCATCTACCAGTTCTTTTCCAACGCTATCCCGGTCGCTTATGTATCTCGTGCCGAACAGAAAACGGCCCGCGATATCGTGTTTGGTATCGCGGAACTCAGTGATGTTCACACCTTGACACTGCGATTTGAACGTGGAGGAACAGTACTCAATGATCAGGTCTCAATCGGACAGGACGTTGCCAGGGGTCAACTACTCATGCAGTTGGACACCGAGGAACTGGAATTGGCGATGGAACTGCTCATGATTGAGGAGGCCTACCAAGAGACCGAAGGAAAACTTCCTAGAGATGACGAAATTGAACTCCGACGGAAGCGTGGGGGACTCCGCAGAACTGCTGAACTCCTCAGCCAGGGACGCATACCTCAGGAAGAACTGGAAAAGGCAGAACGCGAACTCGCACAGGCTGAGGACAACCTTGCCCGGCGGGAACTTCGCGAAGAACTCGACCTCAAGACCTTGCAGAACAACATCGAAAAGACCCAATACTCCCTTGACCGCATGGAGTTGCACAGTCCGATTGACGGCACCATTGTGGAGGTCATGGCACGCAAGGGGGATCATGTGCAACAGGGACAGGCGGTCATCCGCATGATTGATGAACGACGTCTCATTGTAGGGTTGATCTCCGAAACCGACTACGACCGTGTGAAGGTCGGTTACCCTGTGGAATTGCGTCTCAAGGCTTTTCCAAACACGGTCTTCCAGGGTGAAGTTGCACAGATTCTTCCAACTGCGAATCCGGAAACTCAAAAGTTTGAGATTTACATCGACGCAGAAATGGCACCGGAGCAACGTGTTCCGGGACTTACGGGCGAAATCATCGTCATTGCTGATTCCCGACCCAACGCCGTTGTTGTACCATCCCAGGCCGTTTACGAGGGACATGTGCTGGTGGTCGAAAATCGCCGCATCCGCAAGCAACCCGTAACCATTGGATTTTCCAATCTGCTCGAGATCGAAATTCTGGAAGGACTCAAACCCGGAGAAATCGTAGTCACCGAATCCAACCACCAGTTCAAGGATGGTCAGCTCGTGCGCATGGAGTGGGAACACCTCAATCCCTTGCGCCGCTTTGACAATTAA